One genomic window of Roseobacter ponti includes the following:
- a CDS encoding caspase family protein, translating into MNFRATDGVQGLVANLDVAGNGSDILLDMSSGRSMVLQSDQRFVFPLTDARDHISRALDRCPTHRYARLESFSDLVRTVEEKSAPDKDTTRLVYMNRTDSIGHDLRTGRTDAGLRGIVETDCIAACIADRDCALAAYNESTRICSLKSTFGSLTENTNVTTTYVQHRPAIPPAPLIPGPPVVRIEQLRAVAGEPAGAYKNRLRTASTGLGGDCRAEADAAQHVISGLRLDVPERQAQAGGKVALSWAVGLMSERVPLWLVVAVDRPARFAGTGFFGLNAGAMGPFGLQQDEEFQRAFVPLFEGEHVQNGKLDLIPLEAGSYTIRITALAYLRRCQHELPLGQSEFQLTVAPAAPEVVLRDFTDVNPFDRRTDVPEFNRRIDLSDTRFQIRNLSDGSEVLSREGKNLALSPTKRFVVIHDNAKYEIIDLVDGETLAQVDGESLAFWNADSFFISQASSMGEIGLGQTMRPSVFVNQYRTGPACCANRGMSHVSVSVENSLVRIADPIWSESTAAWSLLDGTRMGAGDVVSYVPERKHLISKSFGRDVLRTVGMVAPLDISEKWDMPLGPLFVHGHGVTYSNDVEDAEERAIFDMARTGVQTVPIAKSGFAPFQTVSASTIPAVLRGMSPASTVRQAVGFQSALRRTGLDLADAQQPVTWLDKPVQTPLRPDTEPDPEFAATISKVEQDLARIGLKANWAKHNFDKGVASYCEHLPSPGDVTTPLLAAYELELAQRFDILDRVIWVLRARCDGGATASSVNHRTIVSVFDNQAPGTALGSYAVEEGGSFGGSRKPSILDAGYTSKIFGEKLLVFFAPGEGALMVYDLTGREFLMQLDYSDRGDLMSDVFVDASLQHLIQLNSEGSLAVYRLADGDLILRGRYLDDELVFWTDDFQFDATEEGAAFVELRFPGRAGQFSLQQFDDALRVPGLLQRVLAGETIPQAAAFPGIPPEITGILNADDGKIHGIANVITKGSAVAVRLFQDGVLTDSFVPDDEGQIVMSSVRKKGARWASLVAEDHNGLVSLPVNTDLGADPGGLADTFFLGVGIDYYKDDRLEDLNYAKVDALRLSDTFSALSGRTISLVENAILTDRRAGREEILAQINRITGSAKPGDHVVMFFAGHGLTDDDGVFYLGLSGTDLDDLPGTALRWSEIAEQVADTGVRITVLLDACHSGAAASGAFATNDSAVEDLTGSLSGTVTILAAAKGRQFSGESPDAGGGYFTGAISKVLGDKRALFDQNANGVLEVTELYRGVKHLVVAQRGRHQTPWLSRNKLVGEHGLF; encoded by the coding sequence ATGAACTTTCGCGCCACTGACGGAGTTCAGGGGCTGGTTGCCAATCTCGATGTGGCTGGAAACGGCAGCGACATACTGCTGGATATGTCCAGCGGCAGAAGCATGGTTCTTCAGTCCGACCAGCGGTTCGTATTCCCGCTGACTGATGCCCGCGACCATATCTCGCGCGCGCTCGACCGCTGTCCGACGCACCGGTACGCGCGGCTGGAGAGTTTTTCTGATCTGGTGCGCACAGTGGAAGAGAAATCCGCACCCGACAAAGACACCACCCGTCTGGTTTATATGAACAGGACAGACAGTATCGGCCACGACCTGAGAACGGGTCGCACCGACGCAGGTCTGCGGGGCATCGTGGAAACAGACTGCATCGCGGCCTGTATTGCAGATCGCGACTGCGCACTGGCGGCGTATAATGAAAGCACGCGTATCTGCTCGTTGAAATCCACCTTTGGTTCGCTGACAGAGAATACGAATGTTACAACGACTTATGTGCAGCACCGTCCGGCCATCCCTCCCGCGCCCCTGATTCCGGGTCCGCCCGTGGTCCGGATTGAGCAGTTACGCGCGGTCGCGGGAGAGCCGGCGGGGGCTTACAAAAACCGGCTGCGCACCGCCTCCACAGGTCTCGGCGGGGATTGCCGTGCAGAAGCAGATGCCGCGCAACACGTAATCTCCGGGCTCAGGCTCGATGTGCCGGAAAGGCAGGCGCAGGCAGGTGGAAAAGTTGCTCTGAGCTGGGCTGTCGGTCTTATGTCAGAACGCGTGCCCCTCTGGCTCGTTGTGGCAGTCGACAGGCCGGCACGGTTTGCGGGTACAGGTTTTTTCGGTCTGAACGCCGGTGCCATGGGTCCTTTTGGCCTGCAGCAGGATGAAGAATTTCAGCGCGCATTCGTGCCGCTGTTTGAGGGTGAGCATGTTCAGAACGGAAAACTGGATCTGATCCCGCTTGAGGCCGGATCTTACACCATACGCATCACAGCACTCGCATATCTGCGCCGGTGTCAGCATGAACTGCCGCTCGGACAGTCAGAATTCCAGCTGACCGTGGCTCCAGCAGCGCCGGAAGTTGTGCTGCGTGATTTCACCGACGTCAATCCTTTTGACCGCAGAACAGATGTTCCCGAATTCAACCGGCGCATCGACCTCAGTGATACCCGGTTTCAGATCCGGAACCTGTCGGACGGCAGTGAAGTCCTGTCGCGCGAGGGTAAAAACCTGGCTCTGTCGCCCACAAAGCGGTTCGTCGTCATTCATGACAATGCAAAATACGAGATCATCGATCTGGTCGATGGCGAGACGCTCGCGCAGGTCGACGGCGAGAGTCTGGCCTTCTGGAACGCAGACAGCTTCTTTATCAGCCAGGCCAGCAGCATGGGGGAGATCGGACTTGGCCAGACGATGCGGCCTTCGGTTTTTGTAAATCAGTACCGGACCGGCCCGGCGTGTTGCGCCAATCGCGGGATGTCACATGTGTCAGTCAGCGTGGAAAACAGCCTGGTCCGCATCGCGGACCCGATCTGGAGTGAAAGTACGGCTGCCTGGTCCCTGCTTGACGGCACACGGATGGGCGCAGGGGACGTGGTCAGCTACGTTCCGGAGCGCAAACATCTGATATCAAAATCCTTCGGGCGGGATGTTCTGCGCACTGTTGGTATGGTCGCACCTCTGGATATCTCTGAAAAATGGGACATGCCTCTTGGCCCTCTGTTTGTGCACGGGCACGGCGTGACATATTCGAACGACGTCGAAGATGCGGAAGAGCGCGCGATCTTTGACATGGCACGGACCGGAGTTCAGACAGTCCCGATTGCGAAATCCGGGTTTGCCCCGTTTCAGACGGTGAGTGCCTCGACCATCCCCGCCGTGCTTCGGGGAATGTCTCCGGCTTCGACGGTGCGCCAGGCTGTCGGGTTTCAGTCTGCTCTGAGGCGCACCGGTCTTGACCTTGCTGATGCTCAACAGCCTGTCACCTGGCTGGATAAGCCGGTTCAGACGCCTTTGCGACCGGATACAGAGCCTGACCCGGAATTCGCAGCGACGATCAGCAAGGTGGAACAGGATCTCGCAAGGATTGGTCTGAAGGCGAACTGGGCGAAACACAATTTTGACAAAGGTGTGGCATCTTACTGCGAACACCTCCCTTCGCCCGGCGATGTTACAACCCCGCTTCTGGCGGCCTATGAACTGGAACTTGCGCAGCGCTTTGATATCCTCGACCGGGTGATCTGGGTTCTTCGGGCACGGTGCGATGGTGGTGCCACGGCATCCTCTGTCAACCACCGGACAATCGTATCTGTTTTTGACAATCAGGCACCGGGGACTGCGCTTGGCAGCTATGCCGTTGAAGAAGGCGGCAGCTTCGGAGGTTCAAGAAAACCTTCAATCCTTGATGCAGGATACACCTCAAAAATCTTTGGAGAAAAGCTTCTGGTCTTCTTTGCCCCCGGAGAAGGGGCTCTTATGGTTTACGACCTGACGGGCCGGGAATTTCTGATGCAGCTGGACTATTCTGATCGCGGGGATCTGATGTCAGACGTCTTCGTTGATGCAAGTCTGCAGCATCTTATTCAGCTTAATTCGGAAGGCAGCCTCGCGGTTTACCGGCTGGCGGACGGCGATCTGATACTAAGGGGTCGGTATCTGGATGACGAACTGGTCTTCTGGACGGACGACTTTCAGTTTGATGCAACCGAAGAAGGGGCGGCCTTTGTCGAGCTTCGCTTTCCGGGCCGAGCCGGCCAGTTCAGTTTGCAGCAGTTTGATGACGCCCTGCGGGTGCCCGGGCTCTTACAGCGCGTGCTGGCAGGTGAGACCATTCCGCAGGCTGCGGCTTTCCCCGGGATACCACCGGAGATCACCGGTATCCTGAACGCAGATGACGGAAAAATCCACGGGATTGCCAATGTCATCACAAAAGGTTCTGCAGTTGCCGTCCGGCTCTTTCAGGATGGTGTGCTGACGGACAGTTTTGTTCCCGATGACGAGGGGCAGATTGTGATGTCATCTGTGCGCAAAAAAGGCGCACGCTGGGCTTCCCTTGTTGCTGAAGATCACAACGGGCTGGTCAGCCTGCCGGTAAATACTGATCTGGGGGCTGATCCGGGGGGGCTCGCGGATACCTTTTTTCTGGGGGTCGGTATCGATTACTACAAAGATGACCGGCTTGAGGATCTGAATTATGCCAAGGTGGATGCACTGCGCCTGTCAGACACTTTTTCGGCGCTCAGCGGCAGGACCATCAGTCTTGTTGAAAATGCGATCCTGACCGACCGGCGCGCGGGGCGCGAAGAGATACTCGCACAGATCAACCGTATAACGGGTTCGGCAAAGCCGGGAGACCACGTTGTGATGTTTTTTGCAGGCCACGGGCTCACAGATGATGACGGAGTATTTTATCTCGGTCTGTCCGGAACTGACCTGGATGATCTGCCGGGAACCGCGTTGCGATGGTCTGAGATCGCAGAGCAGGTTGCTGATACAGGCGTCCGGATAACGGTGCTGCTGGATGCCTGTCATTCAGGTGCAGCCGCATCCGGTGCTTTTGCAACCAACGATTCCGCTGTCGAAGATCTTACAGGCTCTCTGTCGGGAACCGTTACCATTCTCGCGGCAGCCAAGGGCCGGCAGTTTTCCGGCGAGAGCCCGGATGCCGGCGGTGGTTACTTTACAGGTGCAATCAGCAAGGTTCTTGGCGACAAACGGGCCTTGTTCGACCAGAATGCAAACGGCGTGCTCGAAGTCACCGAGCTTTATCGCGGCGTGAAGCATCTGGTTGTTGCACAACGGGGCCGGCATCAGACCCCATGGCTATCACGAAACAAACTGGTCGGAGAACATGGGCTCTTTTAA
- a CDS encoding peroxidase family protein: protein MTFPDRNSDEVATLTYDPAAKAVVMDRATLRTFLGDITFRAGDDAGAITKALSRAQIYDEFLEGVKHAEHDPELLSALGEAISAGNPSQTREDSALPAAYTYLGQFIAHDLGRLSVAENGGVLSLRTPVLDLDSVFGQVDAQTHGLAGTSETHGCLALGNTSAEHADLRDLPRSPPGEAQIADARNDHNLAVAQLAVVLTRFYWKMQQYHGGNEQAARRATVRHLQHVVLYDYLPRVIDADTCDDVMVNGPACVTTDPFFVSREFSMACFRVGHSMVRNRYRDWSDTTAGLTDLLEHVYSNGNGRLEAVQIRGATEHRLRQDWAVHWSSMIPRPGIKDTPVNFAHRAGEHLAEGLAALNADAVDEVLRPGAPARAGNAATFSLAVQTLLRGAQVDLPDAQCFHQALQVKLKGALPDVLTGDQIADVHAPELKAFLNDGAGQVFRNSTPLWFYCLRESAVSQKKCGSLFGPVTGRVIIETIYAAIAEDPDGILNTPSSGPDDAPIKELQNGSNEFGLVELIDYATKI from the coding sequence GTGACATTTCCCGACCGGAACTCCGATGAAGTTGCAACCCTGACATATGATCCTGCAGCAAAAGCAGTCGTCATGGATCGCGCAACGCTCCGGACTTTTCTCGGGGACATCACATTTCGTGCAGGCGATGATGCCGGTGCGATAACTAAAGCCCTGTCGCGCGCTCAGATTTATGACGAATTCCTCGAAGGGGTGAAACACGCAGAGCATGACCCCGAACTGCTTTCGGCACTGGGCGAGGCCATTTCTGCCGGCAACCCGTCGCAGACGCGAGAGGATTCAGCTTTACCCGCGGCTTATACCTACCTCGGCCAGTTCATTGCCCATGACCTCGGGCGGTTGTCTGTTGCTGAAAACGGCGGGGTCCTAAGTCTCAGAACGCCGGTTCTGGATCTTGACAGTGTGTTCGGACAAGTGGACGCGCAGACGCACGGCCTCGCCGGAACCTCCGAAACTCACGGGTGTCTGGCGCTCGGAAACACAAGTGCTGAGCACGCCGACCTGAGGGATCTGCCACGCTCTCCTCCTGGCGAAGCGCAGATTGCAGATGCCCGAAATGATCATAATCTGGCAGTTGCCCAGCTTGCGGTGGTTTTGACCCGGTTTTACTGGAAGATGCAGCAGTACCACGGGGGCAACGAACAGGCGGCAAGGCGCGCAACCGTGCGTCACCTCCAGCATGTCGTTCTGTATGATTACCTGCCACGGGTAATTGATGCGGACACCTGTGATGACGTGATGGTTAACGGGCCCGCCTGTGTGACAACCGACCCGTTCTTTGTATCCCGTGAGTTTTCCATGGCCTGCTTCAGAGTGGGACACAGCATGGTGCGTAACCGCTATCGTGACTGGAGCGATACGACCGCTGGCCTCACTGACCTTCTGGAACATGTGTATAGCAACGGAAACGGCCGGCTTGAGGCGGTGCAGATCCGCGGCGCGACCGAACACCGTCTGAGGCAGGACTGGGCGGTTCACTGGAGCAGTATGATCCCCCGACCGGGGATAAAGGATACACCGGTTAATTTTGCACATCGGGCGGGTGAACATCTTGCCGAGGGCCTTGCAGCACTGAACGCAGATGCCGTCGATGAAGTTCTGCGACCTGGTGCGCCGGCCAGGGCGGGCAACGCGGCCACCTTCAGCCTGGCCGTGCAGACACTGCTGCGGGGCGCACAGGTCGATTTACCGGACGCACAGTGCTTTCACCAGGCGCTGCAGGTAAAACTGAAAGGCGCCCTCCCGGATGTTCTGACAGGCGATCAGATTGCGGATGTGCACGCGCCGGAACTGAAAGCGTTCCTGAACGACGGAGCAGGTCAGGTCTTCAGAAACAGCACACCGTTATGGTTTTATTGCCTCCGGGAATCTGCCGTGTCTCAGAAAAAGTGCGGGAGCCTGTTCGGACCTGTGACCGGACGTGTTATAATTGAAACCATCTACGCTGCGATTGCTGAAGATCCGGACGGTATTCTGAACACGCCGTCATCCGGACCTGACGATGCTCCGATCAAGGAGCTGCAGAACGGTAGTAACGAGTTCGGACTGGTTGAACTTATTGATTACGCGACCAAAATCTAA
- a CDS encoding Na/Pi cotransporter family protein, translating to MRRCYLPVTIGALLLTFWFSPDAQEIAAGVAIFLFGMLMLEDGFKLLGGGTLEKILERSTASTPRAIGFGIFSTTLLQSSSLVSIVTISFLSAGLISLTGGVGVIFGANIGTTTGAWLVAGLGLKVNIAAYAMPMIALSIVLVFQKPRVFRGIGYALGGLGFLFLGIHYMKEGFDAFKDQIDLTRFALSGLAGLFVYSLIGTAATVIMQSSHATMVLILTALAAGQISYENALALAIGANIGTTVTAIIGSLGANFQGRRLALAHLIFNMATAIVALAFITPLRGTVDRISDLAGIAATDYTMKLAVFHTIFNVLGVALMLPFLSRLIHFLEHRIPEPAPDVSRPRYLNEAVDEFPQALEIALRKEVLHLYENAAELILHGLNLHREQVYATDDVAGLVRKSRKPLEIDINEGYERRVKTLYSGIVEFSTRAGDKRIAPEIAERIYSLRDVASNIVQAVKSIKHLRKNILRYTVRSHGATTELYDELRTEIARIAVEIRKLGLAEPQGRTALWLDQERARIEEDARSASRRVETLIRTGQLDPTAATSFMNDAGYAYDAMRDLIEAARSYYVESDTAMAEVERILALDEEELDEALSGRQGSGSSPPPESTVTKPS from the coding sequence ATGAGGCGTTGTTATCTTCCGGTCACAATCGGCGCGCTGCTGCTGACATTCTGGTTCAGCCCTGATGCACAGGAAATTGCCGCCGGGGTCGCGATATTTCTTTTCGGTATGCTGATGCTGGAGGACGGCTTCAAGCTGCTCGGTGGGGGCACCCTTGAAAAGATTCTGGAGCGCTCAACGGCCTCGACACCCCGTGCGATCGGGTTCGGGATTTTTTCGACCACACTGTTGCAGTCCAGTTCCCTTGTCTCGATCGTGACCATATCATTTCTGAGCGCCGGGCTGATCTCGCTGACCGGCGGTGTGGGGGTCATATTCGGCGCGAACATCGGGACGACAACGGGTGCCTGGCTGGTTGCGGGGCTGGGCCTGAAAGTCAACATCGCGGCATATGCGATGCCGATGATCGCACTCAGTATTGTGCTCGTCTTCCAGAAACCGAGGGTCTTCCGGGGCATCGGTTATGCGCTCGGTGGACTGGGGTTTCTGTTCCTCGGCATCCATTACATGAAGGAAGGGTTTGACGCCTTTAAGGATCAGATCGATCTTACGCGCTTTGCCCTGTCCGGTCTGGCGGGACTGTTCGTCTATTCCCTCATCGGCACCGCCGCCACCGTGATTATGCAGTCGAGCCACGCAACGATGGTTCTGATCCTCACGGCTCTCGCGGCCGGACAGATCAGCTACGAGAATGCGTTGGCACTGGCGATCGGCGCCAATATCGGAACAACAGTTACTGCAATCATAGGCTCGCTCGGGGCAAACTTTCAGGGCAGGCGCCTCGCGCTGGCACATCTCATATTCAATATGGCAACTGCGATTGTCGCGCTGGCTTTCATCACACCTCTGCGCGGAACTGTGGACCGGATCAGCGATCTGGCGGGCATCGCCGCAACTGATTACACGATGAAACTCGCGGTGTTTCATACGATATTCAATGTTCTCGGCGTTGCACTTATGCTGCCGTTTCTGAGCCGGCTCATTCATTTTCTGGAACACCGCATACCCGAGCCGGCCCCGGATGTGAGCCGCCCGCGTTATCTCAATGAGGCAGTCGACGAATTCCCGCAGGCCCTCGAGATCGCGCTGCGCAAAGAAGTGTTGCACCTATATGAAAACGCGGCGGAGCTTATTCTGCACGGGCTGAACCTGCATCGTGAGCAGGTTTATGCAACCGATGACGTCGCAGGGCTCGTCCGGAAGAGCCGTAAGCCCCTCGAAATTGACATCAACGAGGGCTATGAGCGCCGTGTAAAGACGCTGTATTCCGGCATCGTGGAGTTCAGCACGCGCGCCGGTGACAAGCGGATCGCGCCGGAGATTGCCGAACGCATATATTCCCTGCGCGACGTGGCGAGCAATATCGTGCAGGCGGTAAAATCCATCAAACATCTGCGCAAGAATATCCTGCGCTACACCGTCCGGTCGCATGGCGCGACGACGGAGCTTTATGACGAACTGCGCACAGAGATTGCCCGTATCGCGGTAGAAATCAGGAAGCTCGGCCTTGCCGAACCGCAGGGCCGCACCGCGCTCTGGCTCGACCAGGAGCGTGCCCGGATCGAAGAAGACGCGCGCTCGGCATCACGGCGGGTTGAAACCCTCATCCGCACCGGCCAGCTGGATCCCACTGCCGCCACATCTTTCATGAACGATGCCGGATACGCCTACGACGCCATGCGCGATCTGATCGAAGCGGCCCGCAGCTATTACGTCGAAAGTGACACTGCGATGGCTGAAGTGGAACGTATTCTTGCGCTCGACGAAGAAGAGCTCGATGAGGCATTGTCCGGCCGTCAGGGCAGCGGGAGTTCTCCCCCGCCGGAGTCAACGGTCACGAAACCGTCATGA
- a CDS encoding HAD-IIA family hydrolase, with protein sequence MEEAFAAYERVRARLPDVTREGACQRLADLDSIAGDTDVFLLDAFGVLNIGDTAIPGVPERVAGLQKAGKRVIVVSNAAGNPHAGLMRKYRRLGYDFDPDDVITSRKATLAGLADMPATRWGLMATESLGRQDLEHLDITYLAEDPSVYDVAEGFILMGSAVWTGQRQALLEASLLRNPRPVIVGNPDIVAPREVGFSVEPGKFAHQLADATGVEPRFFGKPFGNVFDLTFARLGHFDPARTVMVGDSLHTDILGGQAAGIKTALIAGYGFFAGHEIEGPVSASGIRPDYILERP encoded by the coding sequence ATGGAAGAGGCCTTTGCCGCCTACGAGCGGGTGCGCGCGCGCCTTCCGGATGTCACGCGGGAAGGGGCCTGTCAGCGGCTGGCCGATCTGGATTCCATTGCCGGCGACACGGATGTTTTCCTGCTTGACGCCTTCGGTGTGCTGAACATCGGTGACACTGCAATACCCGGTGTGCCGGAGCGTGTCGCAGGCCTGCAGAAGGCCGGCAAGCGCGTGATTGTCGTCTCCAATGCCGCCGGAAATCCGCATGCCGGTCTGATGCGGAAGTACCGGCGTCTCGGTTACGATTTTGATCCCGACGACGTTATAACAAGCCGCAAAGCCACTCTCGCAGGGCTGGCAGACATGCCCGCGACGCGGTGGGGTCTCATGGCAACTGAGAGCCTTGGCCGTCAGGATCTTGAGCATCTCGACATCACCTATCTGGCCGAAGATCCGTCCGTTTATGACGTGGCAGAGGGCTTCATCCTGATGGGCAGCGCCGTCTGGACCGGGCAGCGGCAGGCGTTGCTGGAGGCCTCTCTTCTGAGAAACCCGCGCCCGGTGATCGTGGGCAATCCCGATATCGTGGCGCCCCGCGAAGTCGGATTTTCCGTTGAGCCGGGCAAATTCGCGCATCAGCTTGCCGATGCCACCGGCGTGGAGCCGCGCTTTTTTGGCAAACCCTTCGGGAATGTGTTCGATCTGACATTTGCACGGCTGGGCCACTTTGACCCTGCCCGGACCGTGATGGTCGGTGACAGTCTTCACACCGACATTCTGGGCGGGCAGGCCGCCGGCATTAAAACAGCCCTGATCGCCGGATATGGCTTTTTTGCCGGTCATGAGATTGAAGGACCGGTCAGCGCTTCGGGCATCCGGCCGGATTATATCCTCGAACGTCCCTGA
- a CDS encoding inorganic phosphate transporter: MLRTENIEHAVQRNRDELFRFGTALIFIVGIMLFTIVRTDGGIDGILMVAAAMIGGYMAMNIGANDVANNVGPAVGSQAITLTGAIFIAAFFEAGGALVAGGDVVGTIKSGIIDPDLVADRDTFIWLMIAALLAAAVWLNFATVIGAPVSTTHSIVGGVLGAGIAASGWGIADWSVVGKIAASWVISPLMGGLIAAGFLYLIKHSITYKRDVLAAANRMVPVLVAFMAWAFATYLMLKGVKKLVQVPFPVAVLIGCAVAVAVYVIMRPYIRRMTGRLENRKASVNELFTVPLIFAAALLSFAHGANDVANAVGPLAGINEAISQGGISARAGIPIWVMAVGAIGISLGLALYGPKLIRTVGSEITELDKIRAFCIAMAAAITVIIASQLGLPVSSTHIAVGGVFGVGFLREYIKSSYARMLDDIRSHHADSDPKAVEDFLAQFDAADVGAKGEMLRDMKAQASADRLLGKQERRGLGRVHRVELVKRNLLLRIAAAWIITVPVAAVLAAMFFFMIRGMLLP, translated from the coding sequence GTGTTGCGAACCGAAAATATTGAGCATGCCGTTCAGCGAAACCGTGACGAGTTGTTCCGCTTCGGAACGGCGCTGATCTTCATCGTGGGGATCATGCTTTTTACCATTGTCCGGACCGATGGGGGCATAGACGGCATCCTGATGGTCGCCGCGGCTATGATCGGCGGCTATATGGCCATGAACATCGGCGCGAACGATGTCGCCAACAATGTCGGACCTGCCGTCGGATCGCAGGCCATAACACTGACCGGCGCCATATTCATCGCGGCATTTTTTGAGGCCGGTGGTGCACTTGTGGCCGGCGGGGATGTCGTCGGGACGATCAAAAGTGGGATTATCGATCCTGATCTGGTCGCGGACCGGGACACTTTCATCTGGCTGATGATAGCTGCGCTGCTGGCGGCTGCGGTCTGGCTGAATTTTGCCACCGTCATTGGCGCACCGGTGTCGACAACCCATTCGATTGTCGGCGGTGTTCTGGGCGCGGGGATCGCGGCCTCAGGCTGGGGTATCGCCGACTGGTCCGTGGTGGGCAAGATCGCGGCAAGCTGGGTGATTTCGCCGCTGATGGGCGGGCTGATCGCAGCAGGGTTCCTCTATCTGATCAAGCATTCTATCACCTACAAGCGCGACGTCCTCGCGGCCGCCAACCGGATGGTGCCCGTACTGGTGGCATTTATGGCCTGGGCATTCGCCACATACCTGATGCTGAAGGGTGTGAAAAAGCTGGTGCAGGTCCCGTTCCCCGTGGCGGTCCTGATCGGATGCGCCGTGGCCGTTGCTGTTTACGTGATCATGCGGCCCTATATCAGGCGGATGACCGGGCGTCTGGAAAACCGCAAAGCGAGTGTGAACGAGCTTTTTACGGTGCCTTTGATCTTTGCCGCGGCTCTTTTGAGCTTTGCGCACGGAGCGAATGACGTCGCCAATGCGGTAGGGCCCCTTGCCGGTATCAACGAAGCCATTTCTCAGGGTGGCATCTCCGCCAGGGCCGGCATCCCCATCTGGGTCATGGCGGTCGGGGCCATCGGTATTTCGCTGGGGCTGGCGCTTTATGGACCAAAACTCATCCGCACGGTTGGCAGCGAGATCACCGAACTCGACAAGATCCGTGCCTTCTGCATCGCCATGGCGGCGGCGATCACGGTGATTATCGCATCACAGCTCGGGTTGCCCGTCAGCTCGACCCATATTGCTGTGGGTGGTGTCTTCGGTGTCGGGTTTCTGCGCGAATATATCAAGTCGAGCTATGCGCGCATGCTTGATGACATACGCAGCCATCATGCCGACAGTGACCCGAAAGCTGTCGAGGACTTCCTCGCGCAGTTCGATGCGGCGGACGTGGGCGCAAAGGGGGAAATGCTGCGCGACATGAAAGCTCAGGCCTCTGCCGACCGCCTGCTTGGCAAACAGGAAAGACGTGGTCTGGGTCGGGTGCACCGTGTCGAACTGGTGAAGCGTAACCTGCTGCTGCGCATTGCTGCGGCCTGGATCATCACCGTGCCGGTCGCGGCGGTGCTTGCCGCGATGTTCTTCTTCATGATCCGCGGGATGCTTCTGCCATAG
- a CDS encoding DUF4760 domain-containing protein yields the protein MAEDRESGISLWLRRFLGTGAGIATAAGVVLGVWEYRQRGDLTRARETMDMITVWEQQGARDAYRALSRDLETKIATELSEADVLAADQSRRAQRNLYANISRSVLATGDQKQNFEDVVYFFSRLSLCIDAGLCDDRISKVFFGDTFHSFVLVFSTQISAREQVIAGFDDALVNLERTFARIEE from the coding sequence ATGGCTGAAGACAGGGAATCCGGCATATCCTTGTGGTTGCGCCGGTTTCTGGGGACCGGCGCAGGCATCGCAACGGCGGCCGGGGTCGTTCTGGGGGTGTGGGAATACCGGCAGCGCGGCGACCTGACCCGGGCCCGTGAGACAATGGACATGATCACGGTATGGGAACAGCAGGGAGCACGTGATGCGTACCGGGCCCTTTCCCGCGATCTGGAGACTAAAATCGCCACTGAGCTTTCCGAGGCGGATGTTCTCGCTGCGGATCAGAGCAGGCGTGCGCAGCGCAACCTTTACGCCAACATATCCCGGTCCGTTCTGGCAACCGGTGATCAGAAACAGAACTTTGAGGACGTCGTCTATTTTTTCTCCAGACTAAGCCTGTGCATTGATGCGGGCCTTTGTGACGACAGAATTTCCAAAGTTTTCTTCGGAGACACATTTCACAGCTTCGTTTTAGTGTTCAGCACGCAGATTTCCGCAAGAGAACAGGTGATCGCGGGATTTGACGATGCGCTCGTCAATCTGGAACGCACATTTGCGCGGATTGAAGAGTAA